Part of the Solwaraspora sp. WMMA2065 genome is shown below.
TGTGTTAGCCCGTTGCCTGCGGAGTCCCTGCCGCCCCAACCGGCTGGCCTGATTCGCTGATCATGCCGAGTCGCGTAGCACCAACTTCGTGGGCAGGATGATGGACAGGGGTTCGTGCCCCGCGATGAGCTCGACGAGCATCCGGGTCATTTCTTTGCCCAGAGCTTGGACCGACTGGTGAACGGTGGTCAACGGCGGATCGGTTCGTTCGGCTATTCCGAGGTTGTCGAAGCCCACCACTGCCACGTCGCCTGGAACCGACCGGCCAGCGTCGATGAGGACACGTAGAGCGCCTGCTGCGGCGTTGTCGCTGGCGGCGAAGACGGCGTCGAGGTCGGGGTGGCTGTCGAGCAGTGATCTCATCGCTGCGGCACCGCCGGTCTCGGTGAAGTCACCTTCCGCCGCCGCGTACGGGGTCAGCCCAGCCATGATCATTGCCTCCTCGTAGCCGCGGTGGCGAGCGAGGCCGACATCGGTGGACCTGGGGCCGGTTATGGTGACGATCCGGGTGCGGCCGAGGCCGATGAGATGTTCGGTGGCCAGTCGGGCGCCGCCGAGGTTGTCGGAGTCGACGTACCACTGTGGTTCGAAGTTTAACGGCCGGCCGCCGTACACCGCGGGCAGGCCGGCCCGCCGCACGATGTGCGTCAGCGGATCGTCGCCGTGCAGCGCCATCAGCATGATGCCGTCGACGCCGCGCGTGTGCAGCAGGTTGGTCAACCGGGACCGGCCCCGCCCGGAGCTGGCAAGGCACAGCAGCAGGTGAAGGTCGGTCTCCTCGAGCGCTGCGGACACGCCGACGATGATTTGGGCAAAGAACGGGTCGGCGAACAGTTCGGGATCGTCATGGGAGACCGCCAGCGCGACGAACTCGACCAGGCCCGCTCCCTGGCCGCCGGGATGCTGCTGTTGGCCGACCGTAACTACGCCGCCGCCGACCTCATCCAGACACTCGCCGCCACC
Proteins encoded:
- a CDS encoding substrate-binding domain-containing protein translates to MDEVGGGVVTVGQQQHPGGQGAGLVEFVALAVSHDDPELFADPFFAQIIVGVSAALEETDLHLLLCLASSGRGRSRLTNLLHTRGVDGIMLMALHGDDPLTHIVRRAGLPAVYGGRPLNFEPQWYVDSDNLGGARLATEHLIGLGRTRIVTITGPRSTDVGLARHRGYEEAMIMAGLTPYAAAEGDFTETGGAAAMRSLLDSHPDLDAVFAASDNAAAGALRVLIDAGRSVPGDVAVVGFDNLGIAERTDPPLTTVHQSVQALGKEMTRMLVELIAGHEPLSIILPTKLVLRDSA